A window from Bufo bufo chromosome 1, aBufBuf1.1, whole genome shotgun sequence encodes these proteins:
- the ACP5 gene encoding tartrate-resistant acid phosphatase type 5: MKNLVVLLSILPCITMKTLSSPLKDNAPSLRFAVIGDWGGLPLPPYTTKQELLVAAELDNIVSKWGADFIVSVGDNFYYDGVTDVNDFRFQKTFENVFAGESLLNVPWYVIAGNHDHNGNVTAQIAYSKVSSRWKYPDLYYDLSFEIPGTNVSLRLLMLDTIVLCGNSDDFLEAQPLGAANSKLADEQLEWLIEKLRTSKDEYLLVAGHYPVWSIAEHGTTDCLVDYVEPLLKKYRVTAYLSGHDHNVQYLQDDSGIGYVLSGAGNFMENSRKHEDKVPPGYLRFFEGDLETMGSFVYMQATPKELNITYIQSGGRSLFRTTLYPRGL, translated from the exons ATGAAGAATCTCGTTGTTCTCTTGAGCATTTTGCCATGTATAACTATGAAGACCCTCTCAAGCCCCCTCAAAGACAATGCTCCCTCTCTTCGCTTTGCTGTGATTGGTGACTGGGGTGGACTGCCCCTCCCCCCTTACACCACCAAGCAAGAACTTCTGGTTGCAGCCGAGCTTGATAATATCGTATCCAAGTGGGGTGCCGACTTTATTGTGTCTGTGGGTGacaacttctattatgatggcgtGACGGACGTGAACGACTTTAGATTTCAG AAAACATTTGAGAATGTGTTTGCTGGGGAGTCGCTGCTCAATGTCCCGTGGTACGTTATCGCCGGTAATCACGACCACAATGGAAATGTCACAGCTCAGATTGCCTACAGCAAGGTGTCCtctcgctg GAAATATCCTGATTTGTACTATGACCTGTCCTTCGAGATCCCAGGCACCAATGTGTCTCTGAGACTTCTCATGTTGGACACCATTGTCTTGTGCGGCAACTCCGATGACTTTCTAGAGGCGCAGCCATTGGGAGCAGCAAACTCGAAGTTGGCAGATGAACAATTAGAATGGCTGATAGAGAAACTGCGGACCTCCAAGGATGAATACTTGCTAGTGGCCGGGCATTATCCCGTGTGGTCAATAGCCGAGCATGGGACCACCGACTGCCTCGTCGACTACGTTGAGCCTTTGCTGAAGAAGTACCGAGTGACCGCTTATCTAAGTGGACATGATCACAATGTGCAG TACCTGCAGGATGACAGCGGCATTGGATATGTGCTGAGCGGAGCAGGGAACTTTATGGAAAACTCCCGCAAACATGAGGACAAAGTTCCCCCAGGCTACTTGCGTTTTTTTGAAGGTGATCTGGAGACCATGGGAAGCTTTGTGTATATGCAGGCGACACCTAAAGAACTGAACAtcacatacatacagtcaggggGCAGAAGTCTATTCCGGACGACCCTCTATCCACGAGGTCTGTAG
- the ELOF1 gene encoding transcription elongation factor 1 homolog, giving the protein MGRRKSKRKPPPKKKMTGNLDTQFTCPFCNHEKSCDVKMDRARNTGVISCTVCLEEFQTPITYLSEPVDVYSDWIDACEAANQ; this is encoded by the exons ATGGGCCGCAGAAAGTCGAAGAGAAAGCCTCCACCTAAGAAGAAGATGACGGGAAATCTCGACACCCAGTTCACGTGTCCATTCTGTAACCACGAGAAATCCTGCGACGTCAAGAT GGACAGAGCTCGAAATACGGGTGTCATCTCCTGCACCGTGTGCCTTGAGGAGTTCCAGACCCCTATAACGT ATCTGTCAGAACCGGTGGATGTTTACAGTGACTGGATCGATGCTTGTGAAGCTGCCAACCAGTAG